In Maridesulfovibrio sp., a single genomic region encodes these proteins:
- the rplB gene encoding 50S ribosomal protein L2, whose translation MATRKLKPTSAGRRFQTISTFEEITKSAPEKSLTKGLTKKAGRNNNGRVTSRRRGGGVKRLYRVIDFKRNKVEVPATVAAIEYDPNRSARIALLNYADGDKRYILAPVGLNKGDQILAGEGADIKPGNALLLKNIPVGTVVHNIELYPGKGGQFCRAAGTYAQLIAKEGKYALLRMPSGEVRKVLATCCATVGQVGNIHHENISLGKAGRNRWLGRRPKVRGVAMNPIDHPLGGGEGRSSGGRHPCSPWGMPAKGYKTRSKKKPSSKLIVKRRGQK comes from the coding sequence ATGGCTACTCGTAAACTGAAGCCGACCTCCGCAGGTCGCCGGTTCCAGACTATCTCCACCTTTGAGGAGATCACAAAGTCTGCACCGGAAAAGTCCCTTACCAAGGGACTGACCAAAAAGGCCGGTAGAAATAACAACGGCCGGGTTACTTCCCGTCGTCGCGGTGGCGGCGTAAAACGCCTTTACCGTGTAATCGACTTCAAACGTAATAAAGTTGAAGTACCCGCAACTGTTGCAGCAATTGAATATGATCCCAACAGAAGCGCACGCATCGCTCTGCTCAACTACGCAGACGGTGACAAACGCTACATCCTCGCTCCCGTTGGACTCAATAAGGGCGACCAGATTCTCGCAGGCGAAGGTGCCGATATCAAACCCGGCAACGCACTTCTGCTTAAGAACATCCCTGTTGGTACTGTTGTTCACAATATAGAGTTGTACCCCGGCAAAGGCGGCCAGTTCTGCCGCGCTGCCGGAACCTATGCCCAGCTTATCGCTAAAGAAGGCAAGTACGCACTGCTGCGCATGCCCTCCGGCGAGGTTCGCAAGGTTCTCGCAACCTGCTGCGCTACTGTTGGTCAGGTGGGTAACATCCACCATGAAAACATCAGCCTCGGCAAAGCAGGCCGTAACCGCTGGCTCGGTCGCAGACCTAAAGTTCGCGGTGTAGCGATGAACCCGATCGATCACCCCCTCGGTGGTGGTGAAGGTCGCAGTTCCGGTGGCAGACACCCATGTTCTCCTTGGGGTATGCCTGCTAAGGGATACAAGACCCGCAGTAAGAAGAAACCTTCTTCCAAGCTCATCGTTAAACGCCGCGGGCAGAAGTAG
- the rpsS gene encoding 30S ribosomal protein S19, translating into MPRSLKKGPFIDDHLLKKVVKAQESGDRKVIQTWSRRSTIIPEMVGLTFAVHNGRKFIPVFVTENMVGHKLGEFSPTRTYYGHAADKKSKAKR; encoded by the coding sequence ATGCCAAGATCACTGAAAAAAGGCCCGTTTATTGACGATCATCTGCTTAAAAAGGTCGTAAAAGCTCAGGAATCAGGTGACCGCAAGGTTATTCAGACCTGGTCCCGCCGCTCCACAATCATTCCTGAAATGGTTGGCTTGACCTTCGCAGTTCATAATGGCCGCAAGTTTATCCCTGTATTCGTGACTGAAAATATGGTAGGACACAAACTTGGTGAGTTTTCTCCCACCCGTACCTACTACGGTCATGCTGCGGATAAGAAAAGCAAGGCCAAACGCTAG
- the rplW gene encoding 50S ribosomal protein L23, with amino-acid sequence MDYTQILIKPVITEKATDIKESSNQVTFLVLPSANKTEVKKAVESAFDVKVDNVRIVRKRPGLRRKFGRVVGKVSGYKKAYVKLSEGEKIEFFEGV; translated from the coding sequence ATGGACTATACTCAGATTCTTATCAAACCGGTCATCACGGAAAAGGCCACTGACATTAAGGAATCCTCAAATCAGGTAACCTTCCTTGTGCTGCCTTCTGCCAACAAGACTGAAGTCAAGAAAGCGGTTGAATCCGCATTTGACGTCAAGGTCGACAACGTACGCATCGTACGTAAAAGACCCGGTCTCCGCAGAAAGTTCGGCCGTGTAGTCGGTAAAGTTTCCGGCTACAAGAAAGCCTACGTAAAGCTTTCCGAAGGCGAAAAAATCGAATTCTTCGAAGGAGTTTAA